The genomic segment GCCCGGTGGATTTGGCGATTATCGACGGTATCGACACCCAAACCGGCGGTGAAGGATTTTGGAATCAGGGCATCCGCCCAATCCAGCCCAAGCTGTTATTCGCCGGGCGCAACGCGGTTTGCACCGATTCGATTTGCGCCACTGCCATGGGCTACAACCCAATGGCAAATCACGGCCAGTTCCCGTTCCCGGGCGAGAACCATCTCCGATGGGCGGCAGAGGCGGGCGTTGGCAGCTTTGACCCCACGCGCATTGAAGTGGCCGGTCTCAGCGTTAAAGAAGCCCGTTTCCCATTCCGCAAGCTGTAGGAGACGGCGTAAGGAGTCTCCAACTTTCCCCAAAAACACTCCCCTTACACCGGGCCACCCCAGATCAGAGACTCCGCACGTCGTCTCCTGCAAGGGATCAAATCTGTGAGTAATCCGCAGGGACCAGCATCAGGTTGGTTATCCCGCACAGAATCGTCTTATCAGCATACTCGGGCATCGCACTGAGCTTCTTCCAATCCGGGTGCGACCCAAACCGTTTCCAGGCCGCCTTCTGCTCGTCCAGATTTTTAAACCCGAGCATGTACGTCAGGTTCGGCATTTTGGTGCCCACAATCGTTTGCCCAAAAAACACCGGCGTCAGACCGACTTCGCGGAAAAGCTTCATCTCCCCGGCGTCGTTGAACATTTCGATTTTCTTGAGGTTGGTTTTGACGCTTGGGCTTTCGTAAGTGCGCAGTTGAAAAACCCGGTCCGGTCCCTGGGCGGGAATTTCAAGCTGCGGCATGCCGCGGAAAGCGAGCATGAGAGAATTCTCCATGCGCCGGTAAGCCGGCGCGCTGACCGGCGCGTTGATGTAGTCCGCCCCTTGGCTTATGAACTCCGAATCCTGCCCCAGGCGCGCCTGCAGGGTGCACACCGATTCCGCCGATGGATGCCGCAGCAGGATATAAATCGGACTCAAACCCTCTGCCGGATAAAACACGCCCACCGGTTTCATATCGAGGCGGTTGATGGCTGGAATGGCGGCCTCCTTGAGGAACTTATCCACTTCGGCTTTCTGTTCCTTGTTCTCGATGACCAGCCGGCGCAGCTCATAATAATCGCGGCCTGTTGAGGCCTCGGCGGCGGTGACTTTGGCGGTCATGGCCGCCAGGCTGGCGGTCCCCGAGAGAGTGATGAAATGGCGTCGGTTCATAGTGTTGCGCGACTTTTACCACGCGCCCGCCGACTCG from the Verrucomicrobiia bacterium genome contains:
- a CDS encoding NIPSNAP family protein, whose protein sequence is MNRRHFITLSGTASLAAMTAKVTAAEASTGRDYYELRRLVIENKEQKAEVDKFLKEAAIPAINRLDMKPVGVFYPAEGLSPIYILLRHPSAESVCTLQARLGQDSEFISQGADYINAPVSAPAYRRMENSLMLAFRGMPQLEIPAQGPDRVFQLRTYESPSVKTNLKKIEMFNDAGEMKLFREVGLTPVFFGQTIVGTKMPNLTYMLGFKNLDEQKAAWKRFGSHPDWKKLSAMPEYADKTILCGITNLMLVPADYSQI